In the Setaria italica strain Yugu1 chromosome VI, Setaria_italica_v2.0, whole genome shotgun sequence genome, one interval contains:
- the LOC101782879 gene encoding 3-oxoacyl-[acyl-carrier-protein] reductase, chloroplastic, protein MMKAAMDKWGTIDVLVNNAGITRDTLLMRMKKSQWQDVIDLNLTGVFLCTQAATKVMMKKKKGRIINIASVVGLTGNVGQANYSAAKAGVIGFTKTVAREYASRNINVNAIAPGFIASDMTAELGEELEKKFLSTIPLGRYGQPEEVAGLVEFLALNPAASYITGQVLTIDGGMVM, encoded by the exons ATGATGAAAGCA GCTATGGATAAATGGGGAACAATAGATGTGCTGGTAAACAATGCAG GGATTACACGAGACACATTATTGATGAGGATGAAGAAATCTCAGTGGCAAGATGTAATTGATCTAAATCTTACAGGTGTCTTCCTGTGCACACAG GCTGCTACTAAAGTaatgatgaagaaaaaaaag GGGAGAATTATCAACATAGCATCTGTCGTTGGGCTTACTGGTAATGTTGGCCAAGCTAATTATAGTGCAGCCAAAGCTGGGGTTATTGGCTTCACAAAAACAGTTGCCAGGGAATATGCAAGCAGAAATATCAAT GTGAATGCTATTGCACCAGGGTTCATTGCATCTGATATGACTGCCGAGCTTGGGGAAGAGCTTGAGAAGAAATTTTTGTCAACCATTCCATTAG GGAGATACGGCCAACCTGAGGAAGTTGCGGGTTTAGTCGAGTTTTTGGCCCTTAATCCTGCGGCTAGCTACATCACCGGACAG GTGCTTACCATTGACGGAGGGATGGTAATGTAA